A window of Suncus etruscus isolate mSunEtr1 chromosome 4, mSunEtr1.pri.cur, whole genome shotgun sequence contains these coding sequences:
- the MRTFA gene encoding myocardin-related transcription factor A, whose product MPPLKSPAAFHEQRRSLERARTEDYLKRKIRSRPERSELVRMHILEETSAEPSLQAKQLKLKRARLADDLNEKIAQRPGPMELVEKNILPVESSLKEAIIEGQVNYPKVADSSSFDEDSSDALSPEQPASHESQGSVPSPLEARVSEPLPSSTASPPTQVVSQLPVSPESGETLFLAEQPPLPPALTNGTGTSPGTAVPPAKPTPTLIKQSQPKTASEKSQRSKKAKELKPKVKKLKYHQYIPPDQKQDKGVPPMDSSYAKILQQQQLFLQLQILNQQQQQHYNYQTILPAPPKPAGEALGSSGPPAARSLSTANNTSSPGVPGPSGLARQNSSSLAGKPGVLPANLDDMKVAELKQELKLRSLPVSGTKTDLIERLRAYQDQVGPASGAPKAPTTTSILPKAGDVVVAFPAARLSTGPGLVSTGLASAEVVVATVTSNGMVKFGSTGSTPPVSPTPSERSLLSTGDENSTPGDTFGEMVTSPLTQLTLQASPLQILVKEEGPRAGSCCLSPGTRSELEGRDKDQMLQEKDKQIEELTRMLRQKQQLVEWLRLQLEQEKRAQQPAPTPAPPGPAVKQENSFSSCQLSQQPQGPAHPFSPGLVAPTHPTDTCSVGPPAVVVKQEAVLPEPEPASAPPLILGPRGSSLGKGVPPPSILTDSTGTHLVLTVTCKDAESPGPPSGPSQQPLSQPGSPAPGPPAQMDLEHPSQPLFGNPASLLKKEPPGYEEAVSQQPRQQETGSSSQQMDDLFDILIQSGEISADFKDPGKEKAPCTDVCSSPLDTQSPPPAEQPQAVPPPAGWSSFPGRLEDFLESSTGLPLLTAGHEGPESLIDELHSQMLSSSAILDHPPSPMDTSELHFAPEPNNVGLDLGDSHLDSMDWLELSSGGPVLSLAPLSTTAPSLFSTDFLDGHDLQLHWDSCL is encoded by the exons CTTTGAAAAGTCCTGCTGCATTTCATGAACAGAGAAGGAGCTTGGAGCGGGCCAGG acaGAAGACTATCTGAAAAGGAAGATTCGTTCCCGGCCAGAGAGATCAGAATTGGTCAGGATGCACATTTTGGAAG AGACTTCGGCTGAGCCTTCCCTCCAGGCCAAGCAGCTGAAGTTGAAGAGAGCCAGACTGGCCGATGACCTCAATGAGAAGATTGCTCAGAGGCCTGGCCCCATGGAGCTGGTGGAGAAGAACATTCTGCCTGTGGAGTCCAGCTTGAAGGAAGCAATCATAG AGGGCCAAGTGAATTACCCGAAAGTAGCAGACAGCTCCTCCTTTGACGAAGACAGCAGCGACGCCTTATCCCCCGAACAGCCCGCCAGCCACGAGTCCCAGGGCTCAGTGCCGTCCCCGCTGGAAGCCCGAGTCAGCGAGCCGCTGCCCAGTTCCACCGCTTCCCCCCCTACTCAG GTTGTCTCTCAACTCCCAGTGAGCCCTGAATCTGGAGAAACACTTTTCCTGGCCGAGCAGCCGCCTCTGCCTCCCGCCCTCACCAATGGCACTGGAACCAGCCCTGGAACTGCTGTCCCTCCTGCCAAGCCCACCCCCACTCTCATCAAG CAAAGCCAACCCAAGACTGCCAGTGAGAAGTCACAGCGCAGCAAGAAAGCCAAGGAGCTGAAGCCAAAGGTGAAGAAGCTCAAGTACCACCAGTACATCCCCCCAGACCAGAAGCAGGATAAGGGGGTGCCCCCCATGGACTCCTCGTATGCCAAGATCCTTCAGCAGCAGCAGCTCTTCCTCCAGCTCCAGATCCTCaaccagcagcagcaacagcactACAACTATCAGACCATCCTACCTGCCCCCCCAAA GCCAGCAGGCGAGGCCCTGGGGAGTAGTGGGCCCCCCGCTGCTCGCAGCCTCTCTACTGCCAACAACACTTCCAGTCCAGGTGTTCCTGGGCCCAGTGGGCTGGCCCGTCAGAACAGCAGCTCACTGGCTGGCAAACCGGGAGTCCTGCCCGCCAACCTTGATGACATGAAG GTGGCAGAGCTGAAGCAGGAGCTGAAGTTGCGTTCTCTGCCCGTCTCGGGCACCAAGACAGACCTGATCGAGCGCCTTCGTGCCTACCAAGATCAAGTGGGCCCTGCCTCCGGAGCCCCCAAAGCCCCTACCACCACTTCCATCCTGCCCAAGGCTGGTGATGTGGTAGTAGCCTTCCCGGCGGCGCGGCTGAGCACTGGGCCTGGCCTGGTGTCCACAGGGCTGGCTTCAGCCGAGGTGGTGGTGGCCACGGTGACCAGCAATGGCATGGTGAAGTTTGGCAGCACAGGTTCAACACCCCCAGTGTCGCCCACCCCATCGGAGCGCTCACTGCTCAGCACGGGCGACGAGAACTCCACGCCAGGCGACACCTTTGGGGAGATGGTCACATCGCCCCTGACCCAGCTCACTCTGCAGGCCTCCCCACTACAGATCCTGGTAAAGGAGGAGGGCCCCCGGGCTGGGTCGTGCTGCCTGAGCCCCGGGACACGCTCTGAGCTGGAGGGCCGCGACAAAGACCAGATGCTGCAGGAGAAGGACAAGCAGATCGAGGAGCTGACACGCATGCTCCGGCAGAAGCAGCAGCTGGTGGAGTGGCTCCGGCTGCAGCTGGAGCAGGAGAAGCGGGCACAGCAACCGGCCCCAACCCCAGCCCCACCTGGCCCCGCCGTGAAGCAGGAGAACAGCTTCTCCAGCTGCCAGCTGAGCCAGCAGCCGCAGGGCCCTGCTCACCCCTTCAGCCCCGGCCTGGtggcccccacccaccccacagaTACTTGTTCCGTGGGCCCACCAGCTGTGGTTGTGAAGCAGGAAGCAGTTCTGCCGGAACCTGAGCCAGCCTCCGCCCCTCCGCTAATTCTGGGTCCCCGGGGCAGCAGCCTTGGCAAGGGGGTCCCACCTCCTTCCATCCTCACCGACTCCACAGGGACCCACCTTGTCCTCACTGTGACCTGTAAGGATGCAGAAAGTCCTGGACCTCCCAGCGGGCCCTCCCAGCAG CCTTTGTCCCAGCCTGGGTCCCCAGCCCCTGGCCCACCAGCCCAGATGGATCTGGAGCACCCGTCACAGCCCCTCTTTGGGAACCCTGCTTCTCTGCTAAAGAAGGAACCACCTGGCTATGAAGAAGCTGTGAGCCAGCAGCCCCGACAGCAG GAAACTGGCTCCTCTAGCCAACAGATGGACGACCTGTTTGACATTCTCATTCAGAGCGGAG AAATTTCAGCAGACTTCAAGGACCCAGGGAAAGAGAAGGCCCCCTGCACGGATGTCTGCAGTTCCCCTTTGGACACGCAATCTCCACCTCCTGCTGAACAACCCCAGGCTGTCCCACCACCAGCAGGCTGGTCCAGCTTCCCTGGCCGTCTGGAGGACTTCCTGGAGAGCAGCACAGGGCTGCCCCTGCTGACTGCTGGGCACGAGGGGCCGGAGTCCCTCATTGACGAACTCCACAGCCAGATGCTGAGCAGCTCGGCCATTCTGGACCATCCCCCGTCACCCATGGACACCTCGGAATTGCACTTTGCCCCTGAGCCTAATAACGTGGGCCTGGACCTAGGTGACAGCCACCTGGACAGCATGGACTGGCTAGAGCTGTCGTCAGGAGGCCCCGTGCTGAGTCTGGCCCCGCTCAGCACCACAGCCCCCAGCCTCTTCTCTACAGACTTCCTGGATGGCCACGACTTGCAGCTACACTGGGACTCCTGCTTGTAG